The Metamycoplasma cloacale genome includes a region encoding these proteins:
- a CDS encoding TIGR00282 family metallophosphoesterase — protein sequence MNTKKINVLFLGDIFGLPGIEFVEKKLPELKEKYQIDFIIAQAENVSGRKGFEPKDYERLKKIGINAFTLGNHVWAKQDISKIIDQNDLIRPANIDNKYPGAGIRFFEINNQKIAILSFMGITFNPLLAPWEEEQANNFFDKFDELYNKYFADYWIIDFHAETTSEKAVFSLYVDGKADALFGTHTHVQTNDARMLPKGTYFVSDAGMCGPRDCAIGSNFEEVYQKMRFDAKLPFKVSDNKCQLNGILFTLSKNPEEKSIQLINIWE from the coding sequence ATGAATACAAAAAAAATTAACGTTTTATTTCTTGGGGATATATTTGGTTTACCTGGGATTGAATTTGTTGAAAAAAAATTACCAGAGTTAAAAGAAAAATATCAAATTGATTTTATTATTGCTCAAGCTGAGAATGTATCAGGTAGAAAAGGTTTTGAGCCAAAGGATTACGAAAGATTAAAAAAAATCGGAATTAATGCATTTACTTTAGGAAATCACGTTTGAGCCAAACAAGATATAAGTAAAATCATTGATCAAAATGATTTAATTAGACCGGCAAATATTGACAATAAATATCCTGGTGCTGGTATAAGATTTTTTGAAATAAATAACCAAAAAATAGCTATTTTATCTTTTATGGGAATAACATTTAATCCTTTATTAGCACCATGAGAAGAAGAACAAGCAAACAATTTCTTTGATAAATTTGATGAGTTATATAACAAATATTTTGCTGATTATTGAATCATTGATTTTCATGCAGAAACTACATCAGAAAAAGCAGTTTTTTCATTGTATGTAGATGGAAAAGCTGACGCTTTATTCGGAACTCATACTCACGTTCAAACAAATGATGCTAGAATGTTGCCGAAAGGAACATACTTTGTATCTGATGCAGGAATGTGTGGTCCAAGAGATTGCGCAATTGGTTCAAATTTTGAAGAAGTTTATCAAAAAATGAGATTTGATGCTAAATTACCATTTAAAGTATCTGATAATAAATGTCAATTAAATGGAATTCTTTTCACATTATCAAAAAATCCTGAAGAAAAATCAATACAATTGATTAACATTTGAGAATAG
- a CDS encoding transcription antitermination factor NusB: protein MEEKDKNLTEMIIDEKKILFLLKIYEKRTRIINYIYQCELFNISLNIEELLINNDILEEDLKILKSIEHQYSLLKSILIKTLSSDWSYERVLPYLRAVIIYGIYELMFNTPNVVINELINITKLHCPGNAYKFVNKVLDLVASKLHKK, encoded by the coding sequence ATGGAAGAAAAAGACAAAAATTTAACAGAAATGATTATTGATGAAAAGAAAATCTTATTTTTATTAAAGATTTACGAAAAAAGAACAAGAATTATTAATTACATTTATCAATGTGAATTGTTTAATATTTCTTTAAATATTGAAGAATTATTAATTAATAATGATATTTTAGAGGAAGATTTAAAAATTTTAAAATCTATTGAACATCAATATTCATTATTAAAATCAATATTAATAAAAACTTTATCATCAGATTGAAGTTATGAAAGAGTATTGCCATATTTAAGAGCGGTAATTATTTATGGTATTTATGAATTAATGTTCAACACTCCAAATGTTGTAATTAATGAATTAATCAACATTACTAAATTGCACTGCCCAGGTAATGCATATAAGTTTGTAAATAAAGTATTAGATCTAGTTGCAAGTAAATTACATAAAAAATAA
- the recA gene encoding recombinase RecA produces the protein MKENKLQEHEILQDTLKEIEKKFGKEAIMILGNKPDIMPETFSSGSLSIDTALGINGWPKGRIIEIYGPESSGKTTIALHAIAEVQKQGGIAAFIDAEHSIDPIYARNLGVDINNLILSQPDSGEQALEIVDTLSKTGAIDLIIVDSVAALVPEAELNGEMRDQVIGLQARLMSKALRKITGSLSKTKTSVIFINQIRDKIGVVFGNPETTPGGKALKFYATIRMEVRKQQNIANNGDVLGNQVKCKIVKNKLAAPYKTAEIEIIFSKGISKTAELINFAEQYGFITKKGAWYSYNGQNIAQGKSNLQFLLETNLELFKEFETKILEKINNK, from the coding sequence ATGAAAGAAAATAAATTGCAAGAACATGAAATATTACAAGATACTTTAAAAGAGATAGAAAAAAAATTCGGTAAAGAAGCGATTATGATTTTGGGTAATAAACCAGATATTATGCCCGAAACTTTTAGTAGTGGTTCTTTATCAATTGATACTGCATTGGGAATTAATGGTTGACCAAAAGGAAGAATTATTGAAATATATGGACCTGAAAGTAGTGGTAAAACCACAATTGCATTGCATGCAATTGCTGAAGTGCAAAAACAGGGTGGAATTGCAGCGTTTATTGACGCTGAACATTCAATCGATCCAATTTATGCCCGAAATTTAGGTGTAGATATAAATAATTTAATTTTATCTCAACCAGATTCTGGTGAACAAGCGTTAGAAATTGTTGATACGCTTTCAAAAACAGGTGCAATTGATTTAATTATTGTTGATTCAGTTGCTGCATTAGTTCCAGAAGCTGAATTAAACGGCGAAATGAGAGATCAAGTTATTGGTCTTCAAGCGCGTTTGATGTCAAAAGCTTTAAGAAAAATTACTGGTTCACTTTCAAAAACCAAAACATCAGTAATTTTTATCAATCAAATTAGAGATAAAATTGGTGTAGTGTTTGGCAATCCAGAGACAACACCAGGTGGTAAGGCATTAAAATTTTATGCAACTATTAGAATGGAAGTACGTAAGCAACAAAACATTGCAAATAATGGTGATGTTTTAGGAAATCAAGTTAAATGTAAAATTGTAAAAAACAAATTAGCAGCACCATATAAAACCGCTGAAATTGAAATTATCTTTTCAAAAGGAATTTCAAAAACCGCTGAATTGATTAATTTTGCTGAACAATATGGCTTTATAACAAAAAAAGGTGCTTGATATAGTTATAATGGTCAAAATATCGCACAAGGCAAGTCAAATTTACAATTTTTACTAGAAACAAATTTAGAACTATTTAAAGAATTTGAAACTAAAATTTTAGAAAAAATCAACAATAAATAA
- a CDS encoding TlyA family RNA methyltransferase produces the protein MKKTLLELITEFEQQDKIVVEKWIRSGYVLVNSEKVFLPSLKFETTNFNYSIIKPDKYVSRASYKLLAAIKEFNLKIDNLVCLDIGSSTGGFVQVLLENKAKKVYAVDCGTNQLDYKLRVNPNVKVYENTNLKNLVTEMFEEDIDFVTCDVSFISLKHVFKVCQSLLKPSTQLMLLIKPQFEAISKYVEKGGYVNPIHHEYIINKVLNYATTYGFKNLAIKESPIVGKTSENIEYISLFIKE, from the coding sequence ATGAAGAAAACATTATTAGAATTAATAACCGAATTTGAACAACAAGATAAAATTGTGGTTGAAAAATGAATTAGATCTGGATATGTATTGGTTAATTCAGAAAAAGTATTTCTTCCATCATTAAAATTTGAGACAACTAATTTTAATTATTCAATCATTAAGCCTGATAAATATGTATCAAGAGCATCATATAAATTATTAGCTGCAATTAAAGAATTTAATTTGAAAATAGATAATTTAGTTTGCTTAGACATCGGTTCATCAACCGGTGGTTTTGTTCAAGTTTTACTTGAAAACAAAGCAAAAAAAGTTTATGCAGTTGATTGCGGAACTAATCAGTTGGATTATAAATTGAGAGTTAATCCGAACGTTAAAGTTTATGAAAATACTAACTTAAAAAATTTAGTTACAGAAATGTTTGAAGAAGACATTGACTTCGTTACATGCGATGTCTCTTTTATTAGTTTAAAACACGTTTTTAAAGTGTGTCAATCATTATTGAAACCATCAACGCAATTAATGTTGTTAATTAAACCGCAATTTGAAGCTATTAGTAAATATGTTGAAAAAGGCGGTTATGTTAACCCTATACATCATGAATATATTATTAACAAAGTATTAAATTATGCAACCACATATGGTTTTAAAAATTTAGCGATTAAAGAAAGTCCGATTGTAGGTAAAACTTCAGAAAATATCGAATACATTTCATTATTTATTAAGGAGTAA